TGGTAGTTTCGATTTTAGCATTTGGAATTTTAACTTATTTTATTAATCTTCTCACTGCTCTTTGTGCATTATCGGCCTTACTTTTGTATGTGTTTTTATATACAATTTGGCTGAAACCAAGAACAGAACAAAACATTGTGATTGGTGGGATCTCAGGATGTATAGGACCACTCATCGGATATGCAGCAATGGCCAATGCACTTCCCGTCCAAGCATGGGTTATGTTTCTTATGATTTTTCTTTGGACTCCAGCTCACTTCTGGGCCCTTGCGATCTTTTTAAAAGATGATTATGAGTTTGCCGGAATTCCTATGATGCCAGTGGTATCTGGAATCCAAAAGACAGTGAATCAAATTTTTCTTTATGCCACGGCTTATTCCCTTTCTGTGATTGGATTTTACTTTGTGGATGATAGAATGGGATTTATATTTTTAAGTTCTGCTGTTTTTCTCACCATTTTGATTTTGATTTTTGCTTATCTTCTAAAACGTTCTCAGGACAAAATACTTGCGAAACGATTTTTCTTTTTTAGCATCTTTCACTTATTTTTAGTAAGTGTAGCCATCGTCATTGATTCTAAAATCTAGGTTTTTTGATTGATTTGAATTAAAATTTCTGTTTTCCTTCTGCCCATGAGCATACTTGCACGTTATTTCTCTAAATCCGATTTGGATGAAATCAAAACAGCGGTTGGGGAAGCAGAATCAAAAACCTCTGCCGAAATTGTTCCCTATTTTGCAGAATCTTCTCACCATTACAAAGAATGGGTTTGGTTTGCTGCCTTTCTTTTAGGTGGAGTTTTTGGATCCGCCTTTTACACCATTCAGACTTTGTACGGAATCGTTTGGGGAGGAGAGTCCTTCTTCGCTATTTTATCTGTTTGGATAGGTGCCGTGATTGGATTAACCATTGCTACGGTTTTTCCAAAAATCAGAATCAGCTTGGTATCAAGAAACGCCAAACAATACTTTGTCGACTTAAGAGCCAAGGAAGCTTTTTTAGATGAAGAAGTTTTTAGAACTAAAAGTAGAACTGGAATTTTGATTTATATCTCGTTCTATGAACATTTTGTTAGAGTTTTACCTGACAAAGAAATTGCAAGGGTAGTACCTAAATCAGAATGGAGTGAAGCAGTCCGTTTGATCATCGAAGGAATGAAATCGGGCAAAAAAAAAGAAGGGATTGTTTCTAGTATTCTATTCTGTGGAGATTTACTAAAGAAATACAATATCCAAAGAGAAAAAGATGACAAAAATGAAATCTCCAACGAAATCCGTGACGGTGGGAAATTGATGTAATGAATCAAAGAAAAACTATCAATTTAAAATCAATTTTTAACCTAAAAACTGTTTGGTTATTTGTTTTATTTCCAACTTTCGTTACAATCCATTCGTTTCCTGTTCCCAAATTGGAAAGAAGAGTGATGGACCACGCTGGAATTTTATCAGAAGCAACCGTAAACCAATTAGAATCTAATCTCAAACAATTCGAAACAGAAACTTCCAATCAAATTGCAGTTTATACAACACCAAGTTTACACGATGAAACCATAGAAGATGTTGCCATCCAAATTTTTGATGAATGGAAGTTGGGACAAAAATCCAAAAATAACGGAATTCTTTTAATTATAGCACCTAACGAGAGAAAGATGCGAATTGAAGTGGGTCGAGGTCTCGAAGGTGCCTTAACGGACATTCAAGCCAAACATATCATTCGTGAGCAATTAAGACCTAGTTTTAAATCAGGTGATATGGATGGAGGTGTCACCGCAGGAGTGAATGCCATTATGGCTGCCATTCGAGGGGAATATACACCTTCTGAAGATGATGTTGATACAACAAATTCCGAATCGGATGAAATGGTATCAGGGCTTATTGGTGGAATCACAACATTTCTTTCTCTATTTGTACCTGGTTTTGGTGGTTTAGTAGTTACAATCATTGGAATCCTTTTCCTCTATATTCTGTTAGCCTTTATCTTTGGAGGGACTTTTGGTCTCATCATTGCAATTGCCCTTTTCTTTTTGGTCATATTTTTGAAAAAGTTTTTTGGCCTAGGAAAAGGTGGTGGCGGAAGTGGCGGTTATTATGATGGAGGTTGGTCTAGCGGAAGCGATTCATGGTCATCCAGCTCCAGCGACAGTTGGTCGGGAGGCGGTGGAGATTCTGGTGGTGGTGGCTCATCAGGAGATTGGTAAAAAGACATTTTTAAGGGAGGATATATCAAAACCAAAACTTTGTGATATATTCTTCTCTAAACCACAGATAAAAAAATTTGATTACACCTACTAGGTAATTTCAATAAAAATCAAAGTTGAGTCATCTTTCCATTGAGACTTGTTCATTCTTTCGAATAACATAGTTTTGATGGAAGGAACGACCTCTGCAAACGGCAAATTTGTCGTATTCTGAATGACTTCGAGTAAAGCTCCCCAAGCTTGTACCCCATCAGATTCGTTTAATTCTTCAAATATTCCATCGGTAAACAAAAAGATTCGATCTCCAGATTCTACTTTTGATTCAAAAACTCCATACCGGTAGTGTTCTAAAATCCCAATGATGGGGCCTGTATTTTCAAACAAGGAAGTTGACCCATCTTTTTTTATATGAATTTGATTTTGAACACCACCTCCCGCATAACGAAGAATTTTTTGGTGAAAATCAAAGTCCATTACCATTGCAGGAAAATAAATTTGAAGATCTGCATTTTTATCGTAAAAATGTTGGTTCATATAAAACAACAAATCGTTTGGACGCATGGCAACAGCAGAAACACGTTCAAACTCTGATTGGATCATCATGGAGTAAAGGGCTGCTTGAAGGCCATGTCCTGTCGCATCACCTAAAAAGAATCGGTAATAAAAATCCTGAATTCGTTTTATGAAAAATATATCTCCA
The DNA window shown above is from Leptospira brenneri and carries:
- a CDS encoding heme o synthase is translated as MFRLWNQLTKPRVTVLVLATVLPGMYLGTTGYPTLAEILITLFGTYLMSSASFILNQYIERERDAVMYRTKQRPIPSGEISPNFALCLGVVVSILAFGILTYFINLLTALCALSALLLYVFLYTIWLKPRTEQNIVIGGISGCIGPLIGYAAMANALPVQAWVMFLMIFLWTPAHFWALAIFLKDDYEFAGIPMMPVVSGIQKTVNQIFLYATAYSLSVIGFYFVDDRMGFIFLSSAVFLTILILIFAYLLKRSQDKILAKRFFFFSIFHLFLVSVAIVIDSKI
- a CDS encoding TPM domain-containing protein — encoded protein: MSILARYFSKSDLDEIKTAVGEAESKTSAEIVPYFAESSHHYKEWVWFAAFLLGGVFGSAFYTIQTLYGIVWGGESFFAILSVWIGAVIGLTIATVFPKIRISLVSRNAKQYFVDLRAKEAFLDEEVFRTKSRTGILIYISFYEHFVRVLPDKEIARVVPKSEWSEAVRLIIEGMKSGKKKEGIVSSILFCGDLLKKYNIQREKDDKNEISNEIRDGGKLM
- a CDS encoding TPM domain-containing protein — its product is MNQRKTINLKSIFNLKTVWLFVLFPTFVTIHSFPVPKLERRVMDHAGILSEATVNQLESNLKQFETETSNQIAVYTTPSLHDETIEDVAIQIFDEWKLGQKSKNNGILLIIAPNERKMRIEVGRGLEGALTDIQAKHIIREQLRPSFKSGDMDGGVTAGVNAIMAAIRGEYTPSEDDVDTTNSESDEMVSGLIGGITTFLSLFVPGFGGLVVTIIGILFLYILLAFIFGGTFGLIIAIALFFLVIFLKKFFGLGKGGGGSGGYYDGGWSSGSDSWSSSSSDSWSGGGGDSGGGGSSGDW